The following proteins are encoded in a genomic region of Thiomonas sp. X19:
- the tadA gene encoding tRNA adenosine(34) deaminase TadA, whose protein sequence is MTTAMTEAGAADIAFMRLALDQAQNAWLLGEVPVGAVIVHQGRVIATGYNRPISDSDPTAHAEIIALRQAASLLGNYRLPGCTLYVTLEPCAMCAMALMHARLDRVVFGAHDPKTGAAGSVLNLFDEPRLNHHCVLHADVEAESCGRLLQDFFRERRSQLRQARDAAAVDRATPADADGDVGSEDAESRVHATGIDVQHLDEAGDVGAIPPQA, encoded by the coding sequence ATGACCACGGCGATGACCGAAGCCGGCGCGGCCGACATCGCGTTCATGCGCCTGGCGCTCGATCAGGCGCAGAACGCCTGGCTGCTGGGCGAGGTGCCGGTGGGCGCGGTGATCGTGCACCAGGGCAGGGTGATCGCCACGGGCTACAACCGGCCCATCAGCGACAGCGACCCCACGGCCCACGCGGAAATCATCGCCCTGCGCCAGGCCGCCAGCCTGCTCGGCAATTACCGCCTGCCGGGCTGCACCCTCTACGTCACACTGGAGCCCTGCGCGATGTGCGCGATGGCGCTGATGCACGCGCGACTGGACCGTGTCGTGTTCGGCGCGCACGACCCGAAAACGGGTGCCGCCGGCAGCGTGCTGAACTTGTTCGATGAACCGCGCCTGAACCACCATTGCGTTTTGCACGCCGATGTCGAGGCCGAGTCCTGTGGGCGCCTGTTGCAAGATTTTTTCCGTGAGCGCAGAAGCCAGTTGCGGCAAGCGCGCGATGCTGCAGCCGTGGATCGGGCCACGCCGGCCGACGCCGACGGCGATGTGGGCAGCGAAGATGCCGAGAGCCGCGTGCACGCCACGGGGATCGACGTGCAGCACCTCGACGAAGCCGGTGATGTAGGCGCGATCCCGCCGCAGGCTTAG